In Verrucomicrobia bacterium CG1_02_43_26, a single genomic region encodes these proteins:
- a CDS encoding 6-phosphogluconolactonase, with protein sequence MSEYIKILDQEGVFNAIKDILLKEACNKKVTVGLTGGSTPKAFYAWAVKQGHFDSDDFKNVVWSVSDERCVPLSSEESNFGNADRMLLAPLGIEGAHKLPWPVDLAPQDAAKAYGQAWQKQFGDDATFDICFLGMGEDGHTASIFPGSLLLEKPCGENFAAIDVPGKGWRLSITPEGLGKCAHVVIVVTGSNKASVLKEVLEGAIAVKKHPSQLLRTLNTKVTWLVDHEAAALLENTAGR encoded by the coding sequence ATGTCGGAATATATCAAAATCTTGGACCAGGAAGGTGTATTTAATGCGATTAAAGACATTTTACTCAAAGAGGCCTGTAATAAAAAAGTAACGGTAGGGTTGACTGGAGGAAGCACCCCGAAGGCTTTTTACGCCTGGGCGGTCAAACAAGGGCACTTTGATTCAGATGATTTTAAGAATGTTGTTTGGTCTGTGAGCGATGAGCGTTGTGTGCCGCTTTCCAGTGAGGAGAGTAATTTTGGTAATGCGGATCGTATGCTGTTAGCGCCTCTTGGTATTGAGGGCGCGCATAAATTACCATGGCCGGTTGATTTAGCGCCTCAAGATGCCGCAAAGGCTTATGGGCAAGCCTGGCAAAAGCAATTTGGCGATGATGCTACGTTTGATATCTGTTTTTTAGGCATGGGGGAAGACGGCCATACCGCTTCTATTTTCCCAGGGAGCTTGTTGTTGGAAAAACCCTGCGGAGAAAATTTCGCCGCGATTGATGTTCCGGGTAAAGGATGGCGGCTCAGCATCACCCCTGAAGGATTGGGGAAATGCGCACATGTGGTGATTGTTGTGACAGGATCAAATAAAGCGTCTGTTTTGAAAGAGGTTTTGGAGGGGGCTATAGCTGTGAAGAAACACCCATCCCAATTGCTCCGAACGTTGAATACGAAAGTGACATGGCTCGTTGACCACGAGGCTGCAGCTTTGCTGGAAAATACAGCTGGCCGGTAA
- a CDS encoding Fe-S cluster assembly protein SufD, with product MLKLEQLQTFQSHVSSYHAICPWLYGEKQKSWEIYQALPFPKPKDETWRFSRSTKFELAQYALPGKLDPAIEETLEERSNFISSFAGKMVFADDYTICFKSLPEELVKQGVRWKPLSEAIREDVDLLKPYLLKNYGTIGSDKFFNLHATFFREGTFLYIPKNVVIEEPLISYHWSVADQGALFPHTLVIAEEGAKANLIDVFQSENKESKAFSCGLATIIAKEGADVFYKSVQNWNQNTLSLQINDNVADKNAQLKSTSLNLGGSTARTEAKTHIQGEGAHVKMYSLTVANNEQEIDQRTYQSHEAPNTVSDLLYKNALLDNARTIFAGLIRVEPNAQKTDAYQTNRNLLLSPTAQSNSLPGLEIEANDVKCSHGATSSMINPSELFYFQSRGIKKQQAEELLVFGFFEEIIQKFENQELAEAMRDLIKTKFKR from the coding sequence CATGCGATTTGCCCGTGGCTTTACGGGGAGAAGCAAAAGAGTTGGGAGATTTATCAGGCTTTGCCGTTTCCTAAACCAAAGGATGAAACCTGGCGCTTTTCAAGATCTACAAAATTTGAGCTTGCTCAATATGCTTTGCCTGGAAAATTAGATCCCGCTATAGAAGAGACGCTGGAAGAGCGCTCTAATTTTATTTCTTCTTTCGCCGGAAAAATGGTTTTCGCGGACGATTACACTATCTGCTTCAAAAGCTTGCCTGAAGAGCTGGTCAAACAAGGTGTTCGCTGGAAGCCCTTAAGTGAAGCGATTAGGGAGGATGTGGATTTATTGAAACCTTATCTTCTGAAAAATTATGGAACGATCGGTTCGGATAAGTTCTTTAACCTACATGCCACCTTTTTCCGCGAAGGTACATTTCTTTATATTCCTAAAAATGTAGTGATAGAAGAACCGTTGATTTCGTATCATTGGTCTGTGGCGGATCAAGGCGCTCTTTTCCCTCACACGCTTGTGATTGCGGAAGAAGGGGCTAAGGCAAACTTAATCGATGTATTTCAATCCGAAAATAAGGAGAGTAAAGCCTTTTCCTGCGGTCTGGCAACGATTATCGCCAAGGAAGGCGCGGATGTGTTTTATAAATCTGTTCAAAATTGGAACCAGAATACGCTTTCTTTGCAAATTAATGACAACGTGGCAGATAAGAATGCCCAGCTCAAATCAACTTCATTGAATCTTGGGGGCTCGACTGCGCGAACAGAAGCAAAGACCCATATTCAAGGTGAAGGCGCGCATGTTAAGATGTATTCTTTAACGGTCGCGAATAATGAGCAAGAGATAGATCAACGTACCTACCAATCGCATGAAGCGCCGAACACGGTTTCTGATCTACTTTATAAAAACGCACTGTTAGATAACGCCAGAACAATTTTTGCGGGTCTTATTCGAGTAGAGCCTAATGCGCAAAAAACGGACGCTTATCAAACAAATCGCAATCTGTTGCTTAGCCCGACTGCGCAATCTAATTCGCTGCCCGGATTGGAGATTGAGGCAAACGATGTTAAATGTTCACATGGGGCTACTTCCAGTATGATTAACCCTAGTGAGCTATTTTACTTTCAAAGCAGGGGGATCAAGAAACAACAGGCGGAAGAGTTGCTTGTATTCGGGTTCTTTGAAGAGATTATTCAAAAGTTTGAGAATCAAGAGCTGGCAGAAGCTATGCGAGACTTGATCAAAACAAAGTTTAAGCGATAA